Proteins encoded by one window of Salvia splendens isolate huo1 chromosome 5, SspV2, whole genome shotgun sequence:
- the LOC121804106 gene encoding triacylglycerol lipase OBL1-like produces the protein MVVFIERYKGDTTQAFLFRDSGTITVAFRGTEPFNAKDWMTDCDISWCKLPNIKGRVHCGFVKALGLLTTDHHRRGAHATITQLLRSHHVTRLVVTGHSLGGALAVLFATGLVMHGEDELVERLEGVHTFGQPRVGDARFGEFMEERFRVWEVEYYRFVYNYDIVPRLPFDTNALMFKHFGRCIYINSLYEAKIVEEEPLKNYFDLGSMVSKRVDAMWEVVRSFLLPRMFGPDYKEGFVLLMFRMFSLLFPGLPDQDYINATRLATY, from the exons ATGGTTGTTTTTATAGAGAGGTACAAGGGAGACACAACCCAAGCATTCCTTTTCCGCGACTCGGGCACGATCACGGTGGCCTTCCGAGGCACGGAGCCATTCAACGCCAAGGACTGGATGACCGACTGCGACATATCATGGTGCAAGCTGCCCAACATCAAAGGCCGAGTGCACTGCGGCTTCGTCAAAGCCCTCGGCCTCCTCACGACCGATCATCATCGACGTGGTGCACACGCCACCATCACGCAATTGCTGCGCTCTCACCACGTGACGAGGCTGGTCGTGACGGGCCACAGCTTGGGCGGGGCGCTCGCGGTCCTCTTTGCCACCGGCCTCGTGATGCACGGCGAGGATGAGCTGGTGGAGAGGTTGGAAGGAGTGCACACGTTTGGGCAGCCGAGAGTTGGAGATGCAAGATTTGGGGAGTTTATGGAGGAGAGATTTAGGGTTTGGGAGGTAGAGTACTATAGATTTGTGTACAATTATGATATTGTGCCAAGGCTACCATTCGACACCAATGCCCTTATGTTTAAGCACTTTGGGAGATGCATCTACATCAATAGCCTTTATGAGGCAAAG ATTGTGGAAGAAGAACCACTAAAGAACTACTTCGACCTTGGGTCAATGGTTTCAAAGAGAGTAGATGCAATGTGGGAGGTGGTAAGAAGCTTTCTCCTACCTCGCATGTTCGGACCAGATTACAAGGAAGGGTTTGTGTTGTTAATGTTTCGAATGTTCAGCCTCTTATTCCCCGGTCTACCTGATCAAGATTACATCAACGCTACTCGATTGGCAACTTATTGA
- the LOC121804107 gene encoding protein RALF-like 34, giving the protein MASHNYFLFALTLLLLLLIVLSATADQCETPAYGEEEGAPNRRSLFWNKAIHYYISYGALSANRIPCPPRSGRSYYTHNCHRARGPVHPYSRGCSAITHCRR; this is encoded by the coding sequence ATGGCTTCCCACAACTACTTCCTCTTCGCCCtaactctcctcctcctcctcctcatcgtcCTCTCGGCCACCGCCGACCAATGTGAGACGCCAGCCTATGGCGAGGAAGAAGGTGCGCCTAATCGGCGATCTCTGTTCTGGAACAAAGCGATCCACTACTACATCTCGTACGGCGCTCTCTCCGCCAACAGGATCCCTTGCCCGCCGCGCTCCGGCCGCTCCTACTACACGCACAATTGCCACAGAGCGAGGGGACCAGTCCACCCCTACTCTCGCGGCTGCTCCGCCATCACCCACTGCCGCCGCTGA